A genomic stretch from Bacteroidetes Order II. bacterium includes:
- a CDS encoding T9SS type A sorting domain-containing protein encodes MLKIISSLFIFASTFFAFVFAQSPPDLIDDITWSAGTSTVTDISNAFNAGRRGEETQLGLTSNILGNLTMPSQSVWDAMSFNEKGFFLVNAERTARANVNYGGMAVKGLPLEGINDELTNTAQSYADYLISVNQFAHNATPAHPLGLDPFTRVENTIPANCREFIAYSENLAAFWSSGSSNPMPIERAIFGWIYEDKGSAWGHRRLVLIQDYQLGGSAGDTTGFDNNYGTSSSEGFLGFAVANHAAYNPFGFSGMNMGTVIVMLIFDPQPTCSVPLPVTLTSFTSVFENQRVALKWETTSEPNFDGFWVEIAELTQQGGGPEMGMFRSMAFLPAKGTPETGATYNYQPGELALGTYFFRLKKVDKNGLASYTSTQRIEVSNLPEGYQIGGVYPNPFGEHLTVEVTVAKQQRIDFQVLDLQGRQLLSAGSQEVSPLVRYRKSMNLNGLAQGTYFLRIHGETFTKTLSITHVRKTK; translated from the coding sequence ATGCTGAAAATAATATCTTCCTTGTTCATATTTGCAAGTACCTTTTTTGCCTTTGTTTTTGCCCAGTCGCCGCCAGATTTAATAGACGATATTACTTGGAGCGCTGGAACTTCTACGGTTACGGATATTTCTAATGCATTTAATGCTGGCCGAAGGGGGGAAGAAACACAGTTGGGGCTTACCAGTAACATACTGGGCAACCTCACTATGCCCTCTCAGTCCGTTTGGGATGCAATGAGTTTTAACGAAAAAGGATTCTTTTTGGTGAATGCAGAAAGAACCGCTCGTGCTAATGTCAACTATGGTGGAATGGCCGTGAAGGGTCTGCCGTTGGAAGGCATAAATGATGAACTTACAAACACAGCCCAGTCTTATGCCGATTATTTAATCTCGGTCAACCAATTTGCGCATAATGCAACTCCGGCACACCCATTAGGATTAGATCCCTTTACGCGGGTTGAGAATACGATCCCAGCAAACTGTAGAGAGTTTATCGCCTACTCCGAGAATCTTGCGGCGTTCTGGAGTTCGGGTTCTTCAAATCCTATGCCCATTGAACGTGCTATTTTTGGATGGATTTATGAAGACAAAGGCTCTGCTTGGGGGCATCGCAGGTTGGTTTTGATCCAAGATTACCAGTTGGGTGGCAGTGCAGGAGATACAACAGGGTTTGATAACAACTACGGGACTTCATCTTCGGAAGGATTTCTGGGTTTTGCAGTTGCGAATCATGCTGCGTATAACCCATTTGGCTTCTCTGGCATGAATATGGGGACCGTTATTGTGATGTTAATTTTTGATCCCCAACCTACTTGTTCTGTACCCCTTCCGGTTACCCTCACTTCCTTTACCAGCGTTTTCGAAAATCAGCGCGTAGCATTAAAATGGGAAACCACTTCAGAACCAAATTTCGATGGTTTTTGGGTTGAAATTGCAGAATTAACACAGCAAGGAGGAGGCCCCGAAATGGGAATGTTTCGGTCTATGGCCTTCTTGCCCGCCAAAGGGACGCCAGAAACCGGGGCCACCTACAATTATCAGCCAGGCGAGTTGGCCCTTGGAACCTATTTTTTTCGGCTAAAAAAAGTGGATAAAAATGGTTTGGCCTCCTATACATCCACCCAACGCATCGAAGTTTCTAATCTTCCAGAGGGTTATCAGATTGGCGGGGTTTACCCCAATCCTTTCGGTGAACACCTAACAGTTGAGGTGACGGTGGCGAAGCAACAACGAATTGATTTTCAGGTGTTGGACCTACAGGGGCGCCAACTGCTTTCCGCCGGCTCACAAGAAGTCTCTCCACTGGTTCGCTACCGAAAAAGCATGAATCTCAATGGACTGGCGCAAGGCACGTATTTCTTGCGAATCCACGGAGAAACATTTACCAAAACACTGTCTATTACCCATGTTAGGAAAACGAAATGA
- a CDS encoding acyl-CoA dehydrogenase family protein produces MMQTAPTAELLKGGMFLTVSGAPEEVFIPEEINEEQQMILQMTKDFLEQEVFPQREKIEKQAEGVTPELLRKMGELGLLGAHMPEMYGGTALDTNTNTLIADVMGPAGSFSVALAAHTGIGMLPILYFGTDVQKEKYLPGLISGELKAAYCLTEPASGSDALAAKTHAVLSDDGSHYILNGQKMWITNSGFADVFIVFAKIDGEKFTGFIVEKESAGLTLGAEEDKMGIKGSSTRQVFFENVAVAVDQVLGEIGKGHLIAFNVLNIGRYKLGVLCTGGSKGVLTEATRYASERFQFGQPIGNFGAIQYKLGEMATRIFASESAIYRVSNQMHLQKEASVASGKSYTEAMLDAAEEYAIECSILKILGSEVLDYCVDENVQIHGGIGFSEEYPAARAYRDSRINRIFEGTNEINRLLMVDMLLRRFMKGEIDLLTPIFEVQDEVLSGHLGTNRPKERYAAAQFQVAQLKKVFLLTIGHALTAQTEGKLNLKEEQEILMNLSDIITEIYTTESVLLRIEKLHQIKPEENFSVYEAMLDLVLLEASRKCRNLATDALSAFAEAGLLEDILAGIEGYTQMPVINVKAARRQVADQLRKQGGWCFGIR; encoded by the coding sequence ATGATGCAGACAGCCCCAACCGCTGAACTTCTGAAAGGAGGAATGTTTTTAACCGTTTCTGGCGCTCCAGAGGAGGTTTTTATTCCGGAGGAAATCAACGAAGAACAACAGATGATCTTGCAGATGACCAAAGATTTTTTGGAGCAAGAAGTGTTCCCCCAGCGGGAAAAGATCGAAAAGCAGGCTGAAGGAGTTACACCCGAATTGCTTAGGAAAATGGGAGAACTTGGGTTATTGGGGGCACACATGCCCGAAATGTATGGTGGAACAGCCTTGGATACCAATACCAATACCTTGATAGCAGATGTAATGGGGCCTGCAGGCTCTTTCAGTGTTGCCTTAGCTGCCCATACAGGGATCGGGATGTTGCCCATTCTATATTTTGGCACCGATGTACAGAAAGAAAAATATTTACCTGGGTTAATTTCTGGTGAACTAAAAGCCGCTTATTGTCTTACAGAACCAGCAAGTGGCTCGGATGCCTTGGCAGCCAAAACCCATGCTGTCTTAAGTGATGATGGTTCCCATTATATACTCAATGGCCAGAAAATGTGGATCACCAACTCCGGATTTGCAGATGTATTTATTGTATTTGCAAAAATAGATGGGGAGAAGTTTACCGGTTTTATTGTAGAAAAAGAATCTGCGGGGCTCACTTTGGGTGCGGAAGAAGACAAAATGGGGATCAAGGGGTCTTCTACACGTCAGGTATTTTTCGAGAATGTGGCGGTTGCTGTAGATCAAGTGCTGGGAGAAATTGGGAAAGGCCATCTAATCGCTTTTAATGTGCTCAATATCGGTCGGTATAAATTGGGCGTACTTTGCACGGGAGGTAGTAAAGGTGTCCTTACTGAAGCCACTCGTTATGCCAGTGAGCGTTTTCAGTTTGGGCAACCCATTGGTAATTTTGGTGCGATTCAGTATAAGTTAGGTGAAATGGCCACACGAATTTTTGCCAGCGAGAGCGCCATTTACCGCGTCTCCAACCAAATGCACTTACAAAAAGAGGCCTCTGTTGCTTCGGGAAAATCATATACCGAAGCAATGTTGGACGCTGCAGAGGAATACGCCATCGAGTGCTCCATTCTTAAAATCTTGGGGTCAGAAGTCTTAGATTATTGCGTGGACGAAAATGTGCAAATACATGGTGGGATTGGCTTCAGTGAAGAATATCCTGCTGCAAGGGCATATCGCGATAGCCGGATTAACCGCATATTTGAGGGTACGAATGAAATCAACCGCTTATTGATGGTGGATATGTTGCTTCGTCGTTTTATGAAAGGCGAAATAGATTTGTTAACCCCTATTTTTGAGGTACAAGACGAGGTGTTGTCGGGTCATTTGGGTACTAACCGCCCTAAAGAACGATATGCCGCAGCACAATTCCAGGTGGCCCAACTGAAGAAGGTATTTTTGCTTACCATTGGTCATGCACTGACAGCACAGACAGAAGGCAAGTTGAATCTGAAAGAAGAGCAGGAAATCCTCATGAATCTCTCAGACATCATTACCGAAATATATACCACAGAATCGGTTTTATTGAGGATTGAAAAATTGCATCAGATTAAGCCAGAGGAAAATTTCTCGGTCTATGAAGCCATGCTGGATTTGGTTTTATTGGAGGCATCCCGCAAATGCCGCAACTTGGCAACAGATGCCTTATCTGCTTTTGCTGAAGCAGGGTTGCTTGAGGACATTCTGGCTGGCATCGAAGGTTATACGCAAATGCCTGTGATCAATGTAAAGGCTGCACGTCGTCAGGTTGCAGACCAATTACGCAAACAAGGTGGTTGGTGTTTTGGGATTCGATAA
- a CDS encoding DUF1287 domain-containing protein, with amino-acid sequence MKRNAAAAIMALLLVSGTGCFPESKDDPQDEADTAPAAAPIRRVAITDPVVERLITAALQQIGHTTGYDPAYRTLSYPNGDVPIHTGVCSDVLIRALRSINIDLQKEVHEDMRKSFGKYPQLWNMSRPDPNIDHRRVPNLVRFFQRKGWEIPVSQEARHYKPGDIVTWIIPPSLTHIGLVTNRIAKGDRLMVVHNYGFGTVENDALFLWKQTGHFRITQD; translated from the coding sequence ATGAAAAGAAATGCAGCAGCGGCGATTATGGCGCTTTTGTTAGTATCCGGTACGGGATGTTTTCCAGAATCAAAAGATGATCCACAAGACGAGGCTGATACTGCTCCTGCCGCTGCTCCTATTCGGCGTGTAGCCATTACAGATCCTGTTGTAGAACGACTCATTACAGCAGCGCTTCAACAAATTGGCCATACAACTGGATATGATCCCGCTTATCGGACGTTGTCTTATCCTAATGGAGATGTACCGATTCACACCGGGGTCTGTTCGGATGTGCTGATTCGCGCATTGCGGTCTATTAACATAGACCTCCAAAAAGAAGTACACGAAGACATGCGAAAAAGTTTTGGAAAATATCCCCAACTTTGGAACATGTCCAGGCCCGATCCAAACATAGACCATCGCCGTGTACCCAATTTAGTGCGGTTTTTTCAGCGAAAAGGCTGGGAAATACCTGTATCCCAAGAAGCACGTCATTATAAACCTGGTGATATTGTCACTTGGATCATCCCACCAAGCCTCACCCACATTGGCCTTGTTACAAACCGGATTGCGAAAGGGGATCGGCTCATGGTGGTACACAATTATGGATTTGGAACGGTCGAGAATGATGCCTTATTTCTTTGGAAGCAGACGGGCCATTTTCGGATAACCCAAGATTAG
- a CDS encoding metallophosphoesterase yields the protein MKRRNVLMAIGAAASGLGFLAKSSIAGKINRGAFSQDGNQLTFYHDQIKEPFKVLVMADTHLFRDDDRGTPFKAFSGRMAKAYNQTRHVKTGSVTNPETCFLETLAIARQEQVAFVALLGDIFSFPSEAAIEWAEAQLKESQLPYVYVAGNHDWHYEGMEGSLELLRRSWVNNRLLRLYQGENPLMQVREVAGVQFVLLDNSYYEILPEQLAFTRSALHSGKPTVLMMHIPLYAMGRKVGYGCGHPDWNAQNDRSYQLERRERWPEEGHSATTIQFYTEVTQAPNVLATISGHIHEPTLDLINGMPSVVTDANARGGYLKLAFAPQKKE from the coding sequence ATGAAAAGACGTAACGTTCTGATGGCCATCGGTGCTGCCGCTTCCGGTTTGGGGTTTTTAGCCAAAAGTTCTATTGCGGGCAAGATCAATCGGGGTGCTTTTTCGCAAGATGGGAACCAACTAACGTTCTATCACGACCAGATTAAAGAGCCTTTTAAGGTATTGGTGATGGCAGATACCCACTTGTTTCGTGATGATGACAGAGGGACGCCGTTCAAAGCGTTTAGTGGCCGAATGGCTAAAGCGTACAACCAAACGCGACATGTGAAGACGGGAAGTGTCACGAATCCGGAAACATGTTTTCTCGAAACACTCGCCATTGCACGTCAGGAACAGGTTGCATTTGTGGCGCTCCTGGGCGATATTTTTAGTTTTCCGTCCGAAGCTGCAATCGAATGGGCTGAAGCACAACTAAAAGAAAGCCAACTCCCCTATGTCTATGTGGCTGGAAATCATGACTGGCACTATGAAGGCATGGAAGGTTCTTTAGAATTGTTGAGGCGTTCATGGGTGAATAATCGCTTGCTCCGGTTATACCAAGGGGAAAATCCACTGATGCAAGTTCGGGAGGTTGCAGGTGTACAGTTTGTTTTGCTTGATAATTCTTATTATGAAATCTTGCCGGAACAACTCGCTTTCACAAGGAGCGCACTTCATTCTGGAAAACCAACCGTTTTGATGATGCACATCCCTTTGTATGCGATGGGGCGAAAAGTGGGGTATGGTTGTGGGCATCCTGATTGGAATGCTCAAAATGATCGCAGCTATCAGTTGGAGCGGCGCGAACGGTGGCCTGAAGAAGGGCATTCTGCAACAACCATTCAGTTCTATACGGAGGTGACCCAAGCACCAAATGTATTGGCTACGATAAGCGGACACATTCATGAACCAACGCTTGACCTTATTAATGGAATGCCCAGTGTTGTGACCGATGCCAATGCTCGAGGCGGTTATTTGAAGCTAGCATTTGCACCTCAAAAGAAAGAATGA